Part of the Chelmon rostratus isolate fCheRos1 chromosome 13, fCheRos1.pri, whole genome shotgun sequence genome is shown below.
GCCTATTTATATCTATTAACATGAAATATGCAGGACCTTTTTCAGTGGAAATACAGACTGCCTAATGTTCCTTGAAATACTAACAGCAGGTGGTGTGGTTATTGTCTCACCATGCACCTCTCACACCACTCAGCCGACAATAAATAAGCACTGCCGATTATTAACATGCTGCTTGCGCAATATTTCCCCTCTCAAAAAGGAATTTTTCTTCTTcccaaaaaataataaatttcTGGACTGATTCATTAATGTTCTGATACGCTCATAGTGTCCAGCTAATGTGGCTTTCAGCTCATATTGTTTTATGGTTAATTCACAACAGCTCATTTTCAAATTAATGATGAAAGCCAATGTTTTAGCAACATCGCACATTCGTCTTCAGCAAATAGTTTGCTCAGCTGTCATGGACTCTATCCGCTGATGACCCTCAGATGGGGTTTAAAAGGCTTGGGGAAAAACTAGTAAGTGGACTGATAGTGaagattattttgttaaatttcaGACTCTCTGAGCTGGCAGTTAGTCAGCAGTTTCACAAAGTTGCCCCGCGAGGAAAAGCTTCGTCTTTGACTCAGCTGttaacaggaaattaaaacagGCTTGTGGACTTCAGACAATATATGAGagtgcaaaacaacaaataacaacatCAAACATGTTGACAGCGCATCCAGTGCTCAGCTTCCTGCTGTACCTACAATATCACAAATTACCACAGACTGCTGATACAGTGGGTGGCTGGAGGTAGTAAATGTTAAGAAAAAATTACAATAGCTTACCACAGCTTCTGTGACTCTATCTGCTGAAGAGGACACGAGTCCTCATACTTTTCTCAtacttcattcatttcccaAAACCATGTTCCTGGTACTCTTTGGCCTGCTCAATGAGACCTGTGTTGGTGCCATACCTGCGCTGGACACGCAGCTCCTCCAGGCGACGCAGCAGAGACAGGCAGTGGGCTTCCACAGCACTGGCGTAGCCTCGCGCAAATGCCCTCACCTCGTTCGCTGCTGCATCCACCCGTGCCTGCAAAGCCTCCTGGGATACATCCACCTGTAACAGAGTGGAAAGAATTTTGTTGTAAAATAAGATGCTcaatatttgaaaaaaagtCATGCATGGCAAATGATTTATGttgcaacaaacaacaacagagaggcaATGTTGAATCCACCCTGATGTATTATGACATGGACATAGTGGTAGGTCTCTTACGGCAGTTATGTAGCCTTGGTTGGAGCTCAAGCAGGTGAGCTGAGTGTGATCTTCAGTCTTCCaagtaaaatatgtaaaacGTCTACATTAACTGTCTAAAAACAATTAGACCTATGTTGTAcattttgttgagttgtgtgctTAGATTATACCAAATGTTTCAAACCCAGACAAATCGTGGCACCTTCTGCAGTGAGTCCTTCAGACGCTCCAGGCGAGGACGCAGGCGCACCGTGACCAGCTCTCGGATGCGGTCCCCATGACGATCAATAACATCACGGGTGGGGCAGCAGCGGTGGTCGCGGTGCAGCGTGGCGGCACACTCCAGGCAGACGGGCAGGTCGCAGGGCTGGCAGAAGAGGCGGAGCTCCTGAGCAGggtggagggagcagaggacGGGGCGGCAGAGACGACCACGAGACTTCAGCTCCTCCAGACTCTGAACAGAGTGAGATGCTGTTCGCTTCTGGCGcctgcagatggagagagagcagatgtgTTACTTACCTGTTACTCTACCCgaagaataaaaaagaatagATTCTACCTGTTACTTTACCcaacagaatagaatagaatagaatacaCTCTACCTGTTACTCTACCCGCAGAATATAATAGAATAGATTCTACATGTTACTTTACccaatagaatagaatagaaaagaatAGAATACACGCTCCCTTTTACTCTACCCGCAGAATATAACAGAATAGATTCTACCTGTTTCTTTACCAGCAGAATGTAGTAGAATAGAAgagaatagaaaagaaaagactctACCTGTTACTTTAACAGCAGAatagaagagaaaagaaaagaatataaTAGAATAGACTCTACTTGCTACTTTACCAGCAGAATAGAagagaatagaatagaaaagaatAGAATATACTCTACCTGTTACTTTACAgcagaatagaatagaatggAACAGAATAGAATATACTCTACTTGCTACTTTACcagcagaacagaagagaagagaataGAATGGACTCTACCTGTACATTACGgcagaatagaatagaatagaatagaatagaatagaatagaatagaatagaatagaatagaatcTACCTGTGCGCCTGGCAGCAGAACTCGCACAGGTTGACGCAGCAGACCTCGCAGCGACTCTCGGCGCCTCCTTCGCCGCACAGGTCGCATCCCAGCGGTCCGTCCGTCACCAGCATCTCCAGGAATACCTCGTCCAGAGCCAGGTGGTCCGTGCTCAGCCCTTCCGGTCCCGACGGAGGCATGTCCACCTCGGAATCACAGTCGGGACAGAGCACCGTGACGGCGGGTCGGTCCTCCTCCACCGCTTTGCCCCGGCTGTCCTCTGGACCGTCCCGGGGGCAGCGCGACGACCCGGAGAACGGCTCCAGCTGGCCGATGCAGTCGGAGCAGAAGGTGTGCAGACAGGGGAGGATTTTAGGGTCCCGGTACAAGCGCTTGCACACGCTACAAACCGCTCTCGGGTTCACCAGGGTTCCGTTTGGTTCCTGCTCCGCGCTGAGCTTCGGCCGCTCCGCGCGGTCTCTCTGCGCACTCTGCGACATTGTGGATGTTTTGGTGACTTCTGGCCccaaacacaaagcagcgaGTAACTTAGTGGCCCGACACCCACCGAGCTCCACGACCCCGTCAGAGCTCAAAGGAGCCTTCTCTTATACCTTTTTCTGCATAAAAACACTCATATGAAACTAAAGCATCACGTATCCTCACTGTGATCATAAAAACATCGTAGTTCAACCTATCTGGATTAAACTCCGCACAAAGTCCCACTTTTCTCCGGTGAAGTAGGCAGCGTTCA
Proteins encoded:
- the trim45 gene encoding tripartite motif-containing protein 45, with the translated sequence MSQSAQRDRAERPKLSAEQEPNGTLVNPRAVCSVCKRLYRDPKILPCLHTFCSDCIGQLEPFSGSSRCPRDGPEDSRGKAVEEDRPAVTVLCPDCDSEVDMPPSGPEGLSTDHLALDEVFLEMLVTDGPLGCDLCGEGGAESRCEVCCVNLCEFCCQAHRRQKRTASHSVQSLEELKSRGRLCRPVLCSLHPAQELRLFCQPCDLPVCLECAATLHRDHRCCPTRDVIDRHGDRIRELVTVRLRPRLERLKDSLQKVDVSQEALQARVDAAANEVRAFARGYASAVEAHCLSLLRRLEELRVQRRNQLHLQRAQLQQALLDVGGGVEFAERLLSCGSDAEILSAKGVTLRRLTSLAESSYDPHPATVDPDDGSGISFMPREPAGEVDGYPVVGVINSRTVDLSKCTIEGEGLRRGMEGQQGHFTLLCRDSAGEQMAQGGEHVLVSIVHKEKKKCTVETTVVDNSDGSYSVSYTPKEPGAYSVWVCVKAQHVKGSPFVLNMKRKLRRHSGTFHCCSFCSSGGAKEARCGCPGTMPGGFKGCGHSHKGHPGKPHWSCCGSTVEQSECLPPSVLAAVSSRGHLRTVEL